GTGGGAATCATGTCAGACAGACACAAAGAGCTAAAATTGGCCTATAAACAGAATCCGCCTGCCATGGGAGTTTTTCAGATAAAAAATAATATAAACGGTAAGATTTTTATCGGCAGCAGCCAGAATGTGGCCGGCAAACTGAACAGCCAACGGTTTCAGCTCAAGGGTAATGGCCATGTTAACAAAGCGTTGCAGCAGGATTGGAATGATTACGGTTCTGGTTCCTTTGCCTTTGATATTCTGGAGACTCTGAAGACTGAAGAATTCGACCCCCAGGATTGGCCCGAAGCCCTAGCACTTCTGGAAGAAAAGTGGCTGGATATACTGCAGCCCTATGGTGAAAGAGGTTACAACAAAGGGGAAAAAGGCCCATCTGCGTTGGCAGGTCTGCGGGCGAGCTCAGTCAGAAACATCACTTTCCGGGAGAATGAAAAAAGTGACCTTTCTGCAGTTAGCCGAAAAGCCACTTAAATTCTTCCTCGGAGACGCAGAGCGTCTCTCTTACCCTTCCTAGATCTGGACCTTTTTGAACGGTCCCAGGTGCGGGACCGCAGATAAATTCTTCAATGATTTTTATGAAACCGGCTGCTGAAAAACCAGTTCATACCACTTGCCCGGCTTGTCTTTTGTCTTTTGCCAGCCGGATTCATATAATTTTGTTGTCAGGCGGTCCAAGGCCGCCTGATGTTTTTTGTTCTTTTCGCTGGGACCTTCATATTCAAAGCCGGTTAACGTGATCTTATCCGAGGCAGCTACAATGACACCGTCATCCTGTACTGCCCTGAATTCGAAGATTTCTTTGCCGAACAGAGACCACTTCTCCCCCACCTGGACGAGAGTGACCCGGCAATGCCGGTAATCTGCGCCTGCCGCCGGAGGGGCCTGAACCGCCGCACCGCACTGATGGCAGAACTTTGCCTCCGGGGCGAGACGAACACCGCAAAAACTACAAAACATATTTCCGCCTCCCTGGATTAGGATTTATGGATAGCCTAGAACCCGGGGCTGTTCAAAAAGGTTCAGATGCTAGGTAAGAGCAACGCCTGCGTTGCCATACTGAAGAATTTAGGTGACTTTTCGGCTCATGAGAAAACATCCGCTACTACCTCTCTCCCGAAAAGTCACAAATTCTGATAGCGTGACGAGGACGGGCATGAGACGTACGTTCGCAGGGTACGTCGTACTAGAAAGATGCGGAGCATCGTGAGATCAGGAGGAAAACAAATCTCTTTTCGGTGTAGTCATAGCAAAATAAACTACTGCATACGAAACCGAAAAGGGATGTTTTCTGAATGAGCCCGCCCGCAGGAGGCTGAAGTGACGCAGATGGGCCTTTTTCAACAGTCCCCTACTCTTTTCCCCAGTTCGGGTCCCTCTGGAGGGCCTCCATGACCACCTGCTGTTCGCTGATTTTAACCCGGGTTGGCAGCTTTTCCGCTAGGGCTGCCAGTATGGGTTCGCTAGCTTTAAAGAAGATTCTTCTATTCTCTTTCTTGCCCTTGTCTCCCATCGTCTCGTAAGCCAGAACCCAGACGATACGATTGTCGAGGGAAGAATTCATACGGTATGTCCGTCTGAATTTAATAACTCCAAGCAGTTGAGGATGATAGCGGTAAATCCCCAGGATATTGTGGTAGGGTACTTCATGCTTCGCCCTACCTAACAGGCTCTTTTTGCGAAAACGCAGAACGGTCTGGTCCATTTCAACAATGTATTGCGCTTGGGCCCGTTCCAGCAGGACAGAGATGAACATCAAATGGAAGAATACTTCTATCGGTTGCCTGATGTTAGAAAAAAACCATTTATAAAGGCTCAGGGCCAGCAGTAATGCAAAGGCCATGATGGCAATGCCAATGACCATGACATTTTTGCGGGTGATTTGCGATACATCCGTCAAAATCTGATCTTGAGTGTTGTCTTGCATATAGCCTCCAATTTAGAAAAGATGGACGCAAGCGTCCATCTTTCGTTGTTCCATAGAAAAAAGCTCTACAAAAGCAGAATTTTTCTTGCCAAGGGACAAAAAAGCTCTGTGAATGCAGAATTTTTCTTGCCAAGGCAGAAAAAAGACTCTGCGAAAGCAGACTTTTTTCTTGCCGCTTATATCGCGCCTTTTGCCTGAAGCTGAGCTATCTGCTCTTTGCTAAAGCCCAGAACCTCAGACAGAATTTCTTCAGTATGCTGCCCCAGAAGCGGCGCCGGGGTCTCCACCGCACCAGGAGTCTTCGACAGCTTAATGGGAACGCCGGGCACTTTCATTTCGCCGGCTACTGGGTGCTTCAAGTCTACGATCATGTCCCTGGCTTTGATCTGAGGATCATTAATGACCTTGTCAACGGTGTTAATCGGAGCGCATGGAATTCCGGCTTCCTCCAGAAATCCCAGCCAGGCATCAATGGTCTTGTTTTTAAAAACGGAGTC
The sequence above is a segment of the Acetonema longum DSM 6540 genome. Coding sequences within it:
- a CDS encoding GIY-YIG nuclease family protein, giving the protein VGIMSDRHKELKLAYKQNPPAMGVFQIKNNINGKIFIGSSQNVAGKLNSQRFQLKGNGHVNKALQQDWNDYGSGSFAFDILETLKTEEFDPQDWPEALALLEEKWLDILQPYGERGYNKGEKGPSALAGLRASSVRNITFRENEKSDLSAVSRKAT
- a CDS encoding zinc ribbon domain-containing protein, producing the protein MFCSFCGVRLAPEAKFCHQCGAAVQAPPAAGADYRHCRVTLVQVGEKWSLFGKEIFEFRAVQDDGVIVAASDKITLTGFEYEGPSEKNKKHQAALDRLTTKLYESGWQKTKDKPGKWYELVFQQPVS